From a region of the Ovis aries strain OAR_USU_Benz2616 breed Rambouillet chromosome 2, ARS-UI_Ramb_v3.0, whole genome shotgun sequence genome:
- the LOC114113074 gene encoding cytochrome P450 1A4-like — MESILQADLMCIPFLSWHNEESYAFNGENWKLHKKIASNALQTFSKAEAKFSTCSCLLEEHVIEEVSELVKVFTELTSKSGSFEPRGAITCAMANVICTLCFGKRYDHSDEEFLRIVKTDDDLLKASSASNPADFIPSLRYLPLQAINAPQEFYHAPNQAFILCYLLLLSLFILYQACLLLSMYQIILHDKVRV; from the coding sequence ATGGAGAGCATTTTGCAGGCTGACCTAATGTGTATACCTTTTCTTTCCTGGCACAATGAAGAGTCTTATGCGTTCAATGGGGAGAACTGGAAACTTCATAAGAAAATTGCTTCCAATGCTTTACAAACATTTTCTAAAGCAGAAGCAAAATTCTCCACCTGCTCTTGCTTACTTGAGGAACATGTCATCGAGGAAGTCTCTGAGCTGGTAAAAGTCTTTACAGAATTGACTTCCAAGAGTGGCAGCTTTGAACCTAGAGGTGCTATTACCTGTGCTATGGCCAATGTTATCTGTACCCTTTGCTTTGGCAAGAGATATGACCACAGTGATGAGGAGTTTCTTAGAATTGTTAAAACAGACGATGACTTACTCAAGGCCTCCAGTGCCTCAAATCCTGCTGATTTCATACCATCTTTAAGATACCTTCCTTTGCAAGCTATAAATGCTCCCCAGGAGTTTTATCATGCCCCGAATCAGGCATTTATCCTCTGCTATTTATTACTACTCTCTCTATTTATTCTCTATCAGGCATGTTTATTGCTCTCCATGTACCAGATCATCTTACACGATAAGGTAAGGGTTTAA